The genomic segment agtgctgggactaaaggcatgcaccaccactgcccagccctcctTCCAACTCTTAatccctctgctttctctcaaGTTGGCTTGTGAGCTTCACATCTCATAGTGGCCACTGCTCCAATATTCTGTTCATCATCAGCTTCCAGGCTCTCTACCTCCCTGGCTTGCCTGAGATTGTCAGGTAAGACCCAGCTATCTGAAAACAACTCAGCGTGAGGGAAGTCCCTTCCTTATAGGTATcagaggaaatgtgtgtgtgtgtgtgtgtgtgtgtgtgtgtgtgtgtgtgtgtttctatatccCGTGATTGGAGTCAGGCTGTCTCTAAATCAGCAGTTAGGATAAAGAGAGCAAGAATCTAGTAAAACAAGTCGTTTCTAGAAACTAAATGACTGTCATTTCATGGATTAGCAGAGTTCAGCCAGCATGGAGGCGCTTTATAGGTCCttatgttgtgctgacccccaaccataaaattatttttgttgctacttcataactgtgattttgttagttatgaattgtaatgtaaatattttttgaaggCAGACATTTGGCaaagggggtcatgacccacaagttgagaactgctggcagTTTGGTCACCCAACTCTATGGGGGATGTTAGGGGGAATAAATGGGACAAGGCATCATTGTGTTGGACTTGGCCAACTGTGGCCTTTAATAGACATTAGTTCTTTTGTCTTGTTGCCTCCTGGAGTTTACAGTGAGAAATTAGAGCGGACTTGCAGAGGCTTGCACCATCTCTGTAAATATTTGCAAGGCTTTATCCTTTTCATGGCCCAGTGCCAATGATGGCACATGAAAGCCATGTCTCTCCTGGTTCTTGGAGTGCCTCAATCTCTGTTTCTCAACGGAAACTCAGTTTCTTCTTTAGGACTTTctggggtggggagttggggaaCAGGAAGGATGTTCGGTGAAGTGGGGTTTCCTCAGGGATGTCCCATTATTCTTGGTGGCAAGGACTCCTGCAGCTGTTAAATGGTGGTGTGATCTGCCCAATCTTAAAGAATCTTCTCTAGTAATGCATGTATAAATCTGCTCAAGGACTTTAACCCCACACCTACTGTGTGAAGGGCACTTGATTGGAAGGCAGGAACAAAAGCTGTGGCTCCTTGTACTTACTGAGGTTTACCATTCAGTGGAAATGGACAGGTTTTTTCTGCTATGGATGGGGAGATATGCCTCCTCCTAAAGGGAGATGCTCTAATCCTAACTGCAGCCACAGTCTTCTCCATTCTTGTGCTCTGGAAGGGGAAGAATCACACTGGGACACAGGTAAAGGGTGCGAGTGGCCATGGTTTCTTATAGCATGCAAAAGGAGTTTAGCAGGTGAGGTAACAAAACAGAAAGTGAGTCTAACCCTCAAGACTCTCATGCAATGGCAAAGGGCAGGCTCTATTGTCTAGGCTTCTGTCTTGGTCTACCATTTTCCTGTCCTTGCTCACCCTTGGGGGCAGTTAGAGGTAGTCCTTTTCCTGGAATACAGATGGAAGCTTTATTAGAAGTAGTCTTTATCCACAATTCAATCGGTTAGAGTTTGATGCAGGACTACGTCTAACCACCCATAAAGTGAGAAGCTGACTGGGGGAAAGGGTTTTGTTGAAGCCAGCTGGAGCATGCTAAGACCTAGCTTTGTTGTCTCCTCAGAGCCCTGTCACTCCTCTTATCTGGTCAGCTTGCCAATCACATACTCTGCTGTGTGAACTATTACTCGGTGTGTCTGACCTCACCATTTTAAGTCtaacattcattttaaatgaaatatttccaGTAGGGACATTAGATATACTGGGATTTCACTCCAAAGAAGCTTCGTGGAAAGTTGACAGAGGGCCAAGGATGGAGCTCTGTGGGCAGAGTGCCTGCCCAGCACATACCAAGCCTGGGTTCCATTGTTGGGCCCACGATCGCAGAACTCTGAAggttcaagaaggaagatcattATTTCAAGGTCATACTCAGtgctacacagggagtttgaaGCAGTCCCAGATTACATAAGACACTATGTCAAAGATGAATGGATAGGGCCAGTGGCATGGCTCAGTAGGCCAATGTGCCTGATGAGCAGACCCACACCATGGAAGGAGAAGGCTACTGCTTAAAGTTGTTGCCTTCTGATCTCTGCTCTTACACTGATCTCCCACATGTGCACACTCCCTTCAACCATGCCCCCaaataagcaaatatatttataaatatttatatttcatagtagtatacttataaatatttatatgaataaagtTTATTCATATAAGTGAACTTGAAATTCCAACATGAAACAGTATTTTAGCGTAAGCATTCTCTTTATAGTCTTTATTTGTTCTAGCAACCCAGATAATTTCAGGTCGAAAGGAAGAAAACCATGTCAGTGTGAAAAGGTTGGTTCATCATGTTAATTGGCTGTTTTGTGAAAGAAAAGATTCACAGCAGCAGGACTAGGCTCAAACTTCTGGAAGGCGTTTGTTGGTCACTGTTTCCGTTTCTCATGGAATGCCAAGAACACCACTTCATCTGTCTGGATCTTGATATTGAGTGTTTCCATCAGGCCTGCCTTAAGAGGGGAGATCCTAGAAAGCACAGAAGTATGGCTGTTGTCACTCAGAGCTGCTGAAAAATTCCACGGGAGTATGTAGGATAAAGTCTAGGTGTTCCTCCCATAGAGCAGAAGGCCAGGGACCTTCTTTAGCATCAGTTAAAACTATCACAAAGATCAATTCTGCCTTTTCCACAGTTGACCTAAGATTTGCCTGGTCTCCTGAGGATGGGGTGTAGCAGGGTAGGGACATGCAAAAGCCTAAGAAATCCAGGGGTTCAggctggggatacagctcagtggtagagcacttgcctcacATGTGTGAAGCCCCACTTTACTTTTATTCCACATTCATATTCTATGTTATCTGCAATCTATCTTTTATAAAtagaattctttttattattctacagcctattatatattttcaattctagcgtgcgcgcgtgcacgcgtgcacacacacacacacacacacacacacacacacacacacacacacacacacacaaagtactgTTCACAGCTCTcagctattttttgttttttcgagacagggtttctctttatagccctggctgtcctggaactcactctgtagaccaagctgtcctcgaactcagaaatccacctgcctctgcctcccaagtgctgggattaaaggcatgcgccaccaccgcctggctctcaGCTATATCTTACCAGAAatgttcctgagctgacctttgtTTGAACTtcctttgttttctagacagaacCTCATAGAGccaagcatgaccttgaactcctgattgtcctgagaactgggattgtaggcatgtccCACTAGGCTTACTTTTCTTTGGGTTCTTTAGGgcaactttgtttttcttttgtggtgctgggatttgaacctagacCCTCACAAGCTAGGCAAGTGCTAAATCAGAGAGCTACACACCAAGACCTTGAACATGTTAGAAatatactctaccactgagtaacATCCCTTTTTCTCTAACCCTGACTATTCTTTATAAACAAGTCTGGAGTTTGCTCCAACAGACCCATAAAATATAGCCTGAATAAAGCAAGCTAACGTGTAAAGTACCTTAGCAACACATTTCACACATACCCTTATCCATCTAGTTATCAAGAGTCATGTGAGCCATAAAAGATGTGAGTTTCTCCTTCAAGAGTGAAATgactataaaaataaagtgtaagGAAGCTGGTGAGATTAGATAGGTCAGTGGCTAAGAATGCTTGCTATGCAAacttgaggacctgggtttcaattcccagcatccacataaaacacTAGGCTTCACAAGGTGTGCAGGCATACACCTTTAAGTACTTgtgtggcagaagcaggcaacttaaaagcttgaggccagcctggcatacaTAGTGAATCCCAGGTTAGCCTGCACTGCAAAATGAAACCTCATCAAAACAAAgtacccccaaacaaacaaacaaacaaacaaaacctaggtATTATTGtatctgtaacctcagcattgGTGGGTGAAGGCAGGAGAATTCTAGGAACTTGGCCAGTCTGCCCAGCCAAAACACTGAGCTTCagttcagtaagagatcctgtcttaagggaataagacagagagtgatagaggaattcACCCAAGATCCTCTTCATGTGCTCTTCACATGGACATTGTGCACACTCGTGCACTtaaatgcatctctctctctctctctctctctctctctctctctctctctctcacacacacacacacacacacacacattataaactGCATTAAACTGCATAGTAGCTGTTTACAATAAAATCACTGGGTAAAAGCTTGAGAAGATAATGTCTGTGGGGCTGACCAAGGTCTGCCCTTTGAAGCTTGCAAATACTGCTTGTAGGTAAGGTCTGGGCCACAGAGAGGTATACAGCTGTTTATGGTGGAAGCTCTCTCTAAGTCACACTTCCTTAGAATCCCCAGATGGTTTCCTGAGGGTGTCCAGAGGGCTGACTCATCCTTGGTCCCATTCCTCAGTGAAACCACATTTTCAATGAGCTCAGACCTCCACAAGGTCCCTCCTGCTTTAGCTGTGGCTATCACCTATTCTTCTGGTGCTGTACAGACCATTCAATATTCTAATCCTGGCAGATGCTGCCAATAGGGCAGGTTGAGAGGAGGACAGATAAGCAGAGTGTTGGATTCATCCTATGGTAAGtccaaagagaaaacatgcaaagtCAAAGAAGGAACCAACCCGTATTATATACAGCCTGCTCCTTTTTCACTAGGCAACTATACTCTTCTAAGTCTACAACTGTCAAACATGATGTCACTTTATCTTTTTGCAAGTGTCTCAAGGCAATATTGCTATGATGCCCATTCACAAGTGAGGAAACAGGCTTGGATTATAAAGGACATCAAACTTTTTTTGGACCATCCAGGTGGCAttatttagtctctctctctctctctctctctctctctctctctctctctctctctctctctctctctctgtctctgtctctctctctgtctttctctctctctctctctctctctctctctctctctctctgccatctctctccctccttctttcctttctgaaacaggatctcaggtattccaggctggccttgaactcactatttgGCCAAGGATGTCTTTGAATtcctctgtcctcctgcctctagcttTCATAAAGGTGTGTACAACCGTGCCCAGGTTCTGAGGATGAAACCCAGGACTAAGTAAggtctctaccaactgagctatagtcCCAGGCCTCCAAAACATGTTCTTGGGTCACAAGTGAACTACATAATCTCAGCTGCTGGACAAGCCCTCCTAGGTCTCTGAGAATACTGCCACTGTAGATGTCCAGCTTACTCCTAACTGGCACACAGAGTTGTGTGGGAAGCAAAGCAGAAGAGTCAATGAAAGGTAAATGGAAAGAGCAAACTGCCACAAACAGTgatgggaagatgggaagaacaagatttttcttcttttctgcctcttccCTATAGCCCATGGCCATGGTAAAGTACCTGGCACATTTGCCTTCATGGTAAACAAGATAAATTTACAAATTACAGAACCTGGGGAGGCTAGGGTGGtgggtgcacacctataatctcagcatttgggaagtgagGGCAGAAAGATCAAGGCCAAGCTTAAGTGTTCATAGttagttccaagccagcctgggctacatgaaaccttgtaCCCTGAAAACAAACCAATCAGATCTAAGTGACAAGTGAAGGCCCATTAAAACCCTGTTTTCTATTGTTGGGATCATGTTCCTCCTTCTGGTAGCTTGACCCTGTCTGGCAGGCTGGAGGGGAGTTGGGGGTTGGGTGTTTGGATCTCTCAATCCACCAGCCCACAAAATGCCTTCCCTGGCAGGCCAAAGCTTTTAAAGTGCACTTTGAAAGTATGCTTGTTAAAAAGACTCCACTCTGGGAGTGGACTCCCAGACACTGCATTCTTAATAAGCTTCCCTAATGATTCAGCCAAACCAGGTGTGATTGCTTGGCTCAGAAAAGCGCCCATCCTCTCTCCTGAAAGCTGGCATGATTTTAATAGACTTCAAGGCCTTGAGCAGTTGATAAACTGCAAATGCTGTCCTCTCAAGCCTGGCCACACTGACATGCACTTACAGgtagaaaggaagctgagccatTCCAGCCTGAAACCTGTGGTTATCCTGTTCATGTTCAGTCTCAGACAGGGCCAGGGCATGGCCATTTCTgaaggtggggtgtgtgtgtgtgtgtgtgtgtgtgtgtgtgtgtgtgtgtgttgaagatgGAACCATATGCATGCTGCACAAACATACTACCACTGATCTATGGCCCTAGACTGCTTTACTGAATTTGGAAACCTCAACCTCAAAGAAAGCTCAAACATTCCCTGTTAGTCAATGTTCTGGGTAATGATGCCACAATAAACAGACCTCTTTTGCTTGAATTCAGATTTACATACATGGCAAACACAATTTCATTTGCCTCATTTGGGATTTATCATTCTCAAATAGGAATGTAGGTGAGTGGATGTATCGAAGGTTAATTGTCATTTTGTATAGAATTTCAGTTAGGGACTGGGTTAGGATTCAAGTAAGAGAGGGGCTCGTTGGATTACATCTGCACTGACATACAGTAAAAGGACTAGAGGTTAGAGAGTTACCTAAGGATAGCAGGGCTGAGGACCCTGCAGGTCCCCCATAGTGCGAGTGACCTGCATGCAGTTGTACCCCCTATCACAACTTCCTTCAGTTTAGACAACAGGAACAAAGAAGGGACAAAGAGAAAACTTGACCAGACAACTCTTTGTCCTCTTAGATCTTCTTGGTGAGAAATTATGTCATGTAGTCACTTCTAACTCTGAGAAACTCTGGAAaagattttaaagtgtgtgtgtgtgtgtgtgtgtgtgtgtggtgtgttttaaACTAAGCTGTCAATTGGCAAGATAACccaatgattttgttgttgttttgttttgtttttgtttttggcttaaaCAAGTCAGCTTAATTCCTCTATAGCAGGATTTAGCCAGCTAATGCTTGCTAGCCAAACCTGGCTGTCAACTGCTTTCCTAAACAAACTTTCttcctatttattatttatctatgtatctatgtgtctgcctgtctgtctactatttatttttttacttattcacattacatcccactcactgccctttCTTCCAGTCACTACTCCCATAATCATTCACCCACCCCTTAatcattcccctccccttctcctctgagcaggttggCTCCCCTGCCTTCCTCCCACGATGGTACATCAAGTGaggttaggcacatcctctcccactgaggccagacaaggcagcccagctaaaagaacatatcccacatacaggcaacagctttcaggatagcccctactccagttgttcgGAACCCATGAGAAGACCAAGTGcaacatctgctacaaatgtgcaggaaaggcctaggtccagctgtgtatgctctttggttggtggttcagtcttagagagccccaaggatccaggttagttgacactgttggtattcctgtggagttcctatcccctttggggccggCAGTCCTTCCTATTCTTCGATAAgggtccccaagctccatccattgtttggctgtgggtgtctgcctgcctctgtctgagtcagctgctgggtggaacctctcagtggacagccatgctagactcctgtctgtaagcataacatattatcattattagtgtcagggattggtgtttgcccatggaataggtctcaagttgggtcagtcattgtttggccattccgtcagtttctgctccatccccagtccctgagtttcttgtagacaggataaattttaggtctaaagttttgtgggtgggttggaaTCCCTATCACTTCACTGGGGTTTctgcttggctacaggaggtggcctcttcaggttccatatccccaatacTGTGAGTCATAGCTAAGGTCACACACCCTTGATTCTTGGatacctcccttatcccaggtctctatcTCATTCTAGagatccaccaccaccaccccacaatGCTGGTTTCAATGAGAGTACTTAGTTATGAAAGGTAGGGAGCAGCAGGCAACTAGCCTATAAGGACCACTTTGGCTAGCCCCATTTCAAAGAAAGCAGCCTTCAGCTGTTACCTATTCAGtcatcctttatttttcttcagacaGTGAGAAAAACGACAATTTACAAGTAAGAAGACAGTCTCAGTATATAATTGCCATTTTTGCTGCTCACCATTGTTTTATTCCTGTAATTGGCATCATCTGCTACCCAAGAGCAATTAGAGGCCCTAATGTTCTTATGCAGCACAGTTCAACCTGTGGTAATGAGGGAACTAAAACCAGACGCCTGGCATTTCAATATGCTATTTCACTACATACCTCTTAGCATTTAGGTCTCTAAATTGATGAGGGAGGTGGATGCATTTTACACCTCCCCCCATGAAGTTGCCATAGAGCCAGCTCCCCCAATCCCTGGCTTTTATGAATGTTGAGTGAATGTCTCTATGGCAATCCCTTTACCTTCGTCTAGTGTGAGCACTTAATAATGGCAGGTCCGGCTCTCTGCATCTGGTACCTTGCTGAGAAATGAAATGTCCGCTACCTGCAAAGTGCCtgtgtttcttgattttttttctttaagctatTTCCTGTTGAAGTTCTGGGATAAGGAAGGGTTCATTCCTTCTTTTAGACTTCGGGATGAGATCTCAATACTTTCTCAAGACAGCCCAGAGGAGCTGGGACTCCACACAAACATATGCTACCACTCTGCCTAGAGATTTGGGTGTTTGAGTGTGTGCTGTTTTTCCTCCTCAGAATGCCCATATCACAAGCCCCTGGGTTTCGAGTCAGGGGAGGTCACGCCAGATCAGATCACTTGCTCCAACCCAGAGCAGTATGTGGGCTGGTATTCCTCATGGACAGCAAACAAGGCCCGGCTCAACAGTCAAGGTTTTGGGTAAGTAGGGCAGGCAGCCCAGGTAGAgtcattcttatatttttaaagatgtgctTTGAAAAATTagctctgtctcctaaatgaATGTCACAGAAAGCATTTATTCAACAGCCCCTGACTGAGTGTCTTGCTGTGCCAAGGACTGGGTGTACAGTGGTGGCAGGATGGGTGAGTCCCTTGGCCTTGGAGGCACACGGTGAACAGGGGGAGACAGACTGGAAACACATCTCTGCATCCGTGCTCAAGGGATAAACACTGTTGGGaaaatgagagaggaaggaagtaCTTATCAGTTAAACATGCCAGGGAAGTCTTCCCTAAGGAAAAGAACTAAGAATCAGGCTATGTCTGAAGGCCCAGATTTGGGATGATACCTCTTGATGCTAGTAAGCCCTCAAAACTCAGCACCTGTTGGCTTTTTACAGACATAGATAGAGGATGTGGCTCCTGGTAATTTGATGTGTTCCTGGCAGGTGTGCTTGGCTTTCCAAGTATCAGGACAGCAGCCAGTGGTTACAGATAGATTTGAAGGAGATCAAGGTGATTTCGGGGATCCTTACCCAAGGACGCTGTGACATAGACGAGTGGATGACCAAGTATAGTGTGCAATATAGGACTGATGAGCGCCTGAACTGGATTTACTATAAGGATCAG from the Mastomys coucha isolate ucsf_1 chromosome X, UCSF_Mcou_1, whole genome shotgun sequence genome contains:
- the Rs1 gene encoding retinoschisin produces the protein MKDEGEDPWYQKACKCDCQGGANALWSAGATSLDCIPECPYHKPLGFESGEVTPDQITCSNPEQYVGWYSSWTANKARLNSQGFGCAWLSKYQDSSQWLQIDLKEIKVISGILTQGRCDIDEWMTKYSVQYRTDERLNWIYYKDQTGNNRVFYGNSDRSSTVQNLLRPPIISRFIRLIPLGWHVRIAIRMELLECASKCA